A window from Calliopsis andreniformis isolate RMS-2024a chromosome 5, iyCalAndr_principal, whole genome shotgun sequence encodes these proteins:
- the LOC143179369 gene encoding myosin-IIIb isoform X2 — protein MTGGGTNMAYHGLSQHVNFDVIPDPGDRFVLEELIGEGTYGEVYSAQCNETDTKVAIKILENVADNIEEIEEEYLVLRDLSLHPNIPQFHGLFLKRAKPAQEEDQLWFVMELCTGGSVTDLVQGLKKKGKRLTDDQIAYILKETVEALIYLHSNHCMHRDVKGHNILLTEEAHVKLVDFGVSSHLAATLARKNTSVGTPYWMAPEVIACEQQLDSSYDSRCDVWSVGITAIELAEGDPPLSELHPMRALFQIPRNPPPALKNPDIHSPELVDFITECLVKDLEHRPFASELKEHPLLINVESKVENIRQELQEEIHRQRTDGRVHRQPEVTTKHGKLKTDRKTRPEKMYMDDLAALDMLSEDGIVEQLEHRYEQGQIYTYIGDILVAVNPFTNLGLYTGLEQKRYKGQARSDNPPHIFAVADAAYQALLHQRQNQAIVISGESGAGKTESANLLLKQLVYLSKAPNRNLEERILQINPIMEAFGNATTGINANSSRFGKYLDLTMTKGGKVTGARISVYLLEQSRVVAQAEGERNFHVFYYMYDGLEADNRLSEFYLDGNLRKHHRYLTDHSETSQTYIDKFQQLKTGFKLLGFQDSEVDTVYRILAAVLHLGDIEFGEVASEDNTDNKSRVIDTAPLHRVSQLLGIEENDLLEALTSNSVMTRGETITRNNTVAEACAARDAMAKGLYGRLFDWMVNQINCLLCFNRSPNYEPLAIGLLDIFGFENFPRNSFEQLCINIANEQIQYYFNQHIFTWEQQEYMAEGIPVDLVEFSDNRPVLDMLLSKPMGLLALLDEESRFPRATNKSLIEKFHNNIKSKFYVRPKSDAVCFAVHHFAGRVVYQADGFLEKNRNFLPPEVIQLVRQSQYDMVRFLFQCPITKTGNLYSAVHETDSKRLSQSNQNTKERYSSRGLASQSRAQQTVATYFRYSLMDLLQKMVSGSPQFVRCIKPNDSRSPRFFDKEKVVKQLRYTGVLETIRIRQNGFSHRIPFNEFLKRYCFLAFGYDERVVANRDNCRLLLVRLKMDGWALGRSKVFLKYYHVEFLSKMYEEQLKKIIMVQSCVRRWLARIRFKKQKWQFAVSVVTLQRHIRGWLSRKHLLVEMKKKQEEEEANALQKALEEQAAKQAEKEAREQNEEDVPKEELQEDDAAVIIQSQLEERFKRILDYYDDKFEAHEALVREGLKNEDAALIVQRWYKKEETDQNRRPSMKDSVHSKLRQADLIQFSQNVHLKNQEVHKNLRHNKPGVRLDDIEEPPPDYARPEGFNMVRPIMQYRSGNQVEGEETIKYYRDLRNEMSSGSDFEDDEVGWDLPLIQLENDLHPLSRSRMGQILEVNAERRERLEAQGDFVIAPEQQLSDIWHKALRNPAETTQQQGNSGKVGTRTNHVLNNKLWSPEGYAQRKQPGVDSSNINDPNGLRSRYANRHDAINEHRQPVNSHQRVLSGCPVNGHRNNMKLNGHSNGINGRPTFINGHVLSNNRQNPANGHDAPINSHSNHVKEHVSVNGHVAKFNGQAAYSNGYRNILDGCQNGLYINKMVANGWVSQKDDSIAASNGLKNTSSDRMKGIAAMKENGNSEKSRQTVVDSKNGVNRSVAGQNGVNRPVVGQNAVNDRLGVKKELSKDAFGIPADLRQLLRPTVVQKRPEIIKVDYDPEDINGPYNFRQLLRPAEYLPTESLRKRKGGLACNGVQAAKDKVPEKHVKRRAPLAPSQNKLVNVKK, from the exons ATGACTGGTGGCGGGACCAACATGGCGTATCACGGTCTCAGCCAGCACGTAAATTTCGACGTGATACCAGATCCCGGTGATCGTTTCGTTTTGGAAGAGTTAATTGGCGAGGGAACGTACGGAGAGGTCTACTCCGCCCAGTGTAATGAAACCGATACCAAAGTTGCCATCAAAATACTGGAAAACGTTGCGGATAACATCGAAGAAATCGAGGAAGAATATCTCGTGTTGAGGGATTTGAGCCTTCATCCGAATATACCACAGTTTCACGGCTTATTCCTGAAGAGAGCGAAGCCTGCCCAGGAAGAGGATCAATTATGGTTCGTTATGGAG CTATGCACTGGAGGGTCGGTGACCGATCTTGTCCAAGGTCTAAAGAAGAAAGGAAAACGTCTAACGGACGACCAAATCGCTTACATCCTCAAGGAGACAGTAGAAGCATTAATTTATTTGCACAGCAATCACTGCATGCACCGTGACGTTAAGGGGCACAATATTTTGCTCACCGAGGAGGCACATGTCAAATTGGTCGACTTTGGCGTGTCCTCGCATCTTGCTGCCACGCTCGCGAGGAAGAACACATCTGTTGGCACACCATACTGGATGGCACCCGAG GTAATAGCCTGCGAGCAACAGTTGGATTCCTCTTACGATTCACGATGCGACGTATGGTCAGTTGGAATCACAGCTATCGAATTGGCAGAGGGCGATCCACCTCTTTCAGAACTGCACCCCATGAGAGCATTATTTCAAATTCCTAGAAACCCACCACCAGCCCTCAAAAATCCAGACATTCACTCACCAGAACTGGTGGACTTCATCACGGAATGCTTGGTCAAAGATCTCGAGCATCGACCCTTTGCCAGTGAATTGAAAGAGCACCCTTTGCTCATAAACGTGGAGTCAAAAGTGGAGAACATCAGACAAGAGCTCCAAGAAGAGATTCATCGAcagaggacagacggtagagttCACAGACAACCAGAAGTGACTACCAAGCATGGAAAATTAAAGACTGACCGAAAAACAAGGCCAGAAAAAATGTACATGGACGacctggctgctttggatatgctaTCAGAGGATGGAATTGTCGAACAATTGGAGCACAGATACGAGCAAGGCCAAATATACACTTATATCGGAGATATACTTGTGGCTGTGAATCCTTTCACAAATCTAGGCTTATACACAGGACTA GAACAAAAAAGGTACAAAGGTCAAGCAAGATCAGATAATCCTCCTCATATTTTTGCTGTCGCTGATGCTGCCTACCAAGCGTTGTTacatcaacgacagaatcaagcGATAGTGATCAGCGGTGAATCCGGGGCAGGAAAAACGGAAAGCGCGAATTTGCTGCTGAAGCAGCTCGTTTATCTGAGCAAAGCACCCAATCGTAACTTGGAAGAAAGAATTCTTCAGATAAACCCGATAATGGAAGCTTTCGGAAATGCCACAACTGGAATCAACGCGAATTCATCAAGGTTTGGAAAGTATCTGGATTTGACGATGACTAAAGGCGGCAAAGTTACTGGAGCCAGAATATCCGTGTACTTATTGGAACAGTCTCGAGTCGTGGCTCAAGCTGA AGGTGAACGCAACTTTCATGTATTCTACTATATGTATGATGGTCTTGAAGCGGACAATCGTTTGTCAGAGTTCTATCTTGACGGGAACCTTCGCAAGCACCATCGATACTTGACAGATCACAGTGAAACGTCTCAAACCTACATCGACAAATTCCAGCAATTAAAAACTGGCTTCAAATTGTTAGGGTTCCAAGATAGCGAAGTAGACACTGTTTACCGAATTCTTGCAGCTGTGTTACATCTTGGAGATATTGAGTTTGGGGAAGTAGCTAGCGAAGACAATACTGATAACAAGAGTCGAGTAATTGATACTGCTCCTCTTCATAGAG TTTCGCAATTACTCGGCATCGAAGAGAACGATCTTTTGGAAGCTCTGACATCGAACTCGGTTATGACGAGGGGTGAAACAATCACGCGAAACAATACAGTGGCCGAGGCCTGTGCAGCAAGAGATGCCATGGCCAAAGGCCTTTACGGTCGATTATTCGATTGGATGGTCAACCAAATCAATTGTTTGCTATGCTTCAACCGTTCACCGAACTATGAACCACTGGCCATTGGTTTACTCGACATCTTCGGCTTCGAGAATTTCCCTAGAAACTCGTTCGAGCAGTTATGCATTAACATTGCCAACGAACAGATACAGTATTACTTCAATCAGCATATTTTCACGTGGGAGCAACAAGAATATATGGCGGAGGGAATACCTGTGGATTTGGTTGAATTTTCGGACAATAGACCAGTCTTGGACATGTTATTAAGTAAACCTATGGGTCTCCTAGCTCTATTGGACGAGGAAAGCAGATTTCCTAGGGCCACAAATAAATCCTTGATTG AGAAGTTCCACAACAATATCAAATCGAAGTTCTACGTACGGCCGAAATCGGACGCGGTCTGCTTCGCAGTCCATCATTTTGCAGGACGCGTGGTCTACCAAGCAGACGGATTCTTAGAGAAGAATAGAAACTTCCTGCCTCCTGAAGTCATTCAACTGGTTAGACAATCGCAGTATGATATGGTTCGCTTCCTGTTCCAATGTCCGATCACGAAGACTGGTAATCTCTACTCAGCTGTTCATGAGACTGACTCGAAGAGATTGTCACAGTCTAATCAGAACACGAAG GAACGTTACTCCAGTCGAGGATTAGCGTCTCAATCTAGAGCCCAGCAAACTGTAGCAACGTATTTCCGGTACTCGTTGATGGATCTATTACAGAAGATGGTATCAGGATCACCACAGTTCGTACGTTGCATAAAACCAAACGATTCGAGAAGTCCACGATTCTTCGACAAGGAGAAAGTCGTAAAACAACTAAGATACACTGGTGTACTGGAGACAATAAGGATCAGGCAGAATGGCTTCTCACACAGAATACCATTCAATGAGTTCTTGAAGAG ataTTGCTTCCTGGCATTTGGTTATGATGAACGAGTGGTAGCTAATCGCGATAATTGTCGACTTCTGCTTGTCCGTTTGAAGATGGACGGATGGGCGTTGGGCAGAAGCAAAGTTTTTCTTAAATACTACCACGTCGAGTTCCTCTCGAAAATGTATGAAGAGCAGCTGAAGAAAATTATCATGGTCCAGTCATGTGTTCGTCGATGGCTCGCCAGGATCAGATTCAAGAAGCAAAAGTGGCAATTCGCTGTATCAGTTGTCACTTTACAACGTCATATTCGTGGCTGGCTGTCGCGGAAACATTTGTTGGTGGAAATGAAAAAGaagcaagaagaagaagaggctaATGCCCTACAGAAGGCACTAG AAGAACAAGCAGCTAAACAAGCTGAGAAAGAGGCGAGAGAACAAAACGAGGAGGATGTTCCCAAAGAAGAATTGCAAGAGGACGATGCTGCTGTCATCATTCAAAGTC AATTGGAGGAACGTTTCAAGAGAATCCTGGACTACTACGACGACAAATTTGAGGCGCATGAAGCGTTGGTGCGggaaggtttgaagaacgaagatGCTGCGTTAATTGTCCAACGATGGTACAAGAAAGAAGAAACGGATCAGAACAGGAGGCCATCAATGAAAGACAGCGTGCATTCCAAATTAAGGCAGGCTGATCTCATACAGTTCTCTCAAAAC GTCCACCTGAAGAATCAGGAAGTGCATAAGAATCTACGTCACAATAAGCCTGGTGTACGATTGGACGACATCGAGGAACCACCTCCAGATTATGCTCGTCCCGAAGGATTTAACATGGTACGACCTATTATGCAATACCGAAGCGGCAATCAAGTGGAAGGCGAAGAAACCATCAAATATTATCGTGATTTGAGAAACGAAATGAGCAG TGGTTCGGACTTCGAAGACGACGAAGTTGGCTGGGACTTACCGTTGATACAGCTAGAAAATGACCTTCATCCTTTGTCGAG GAGTCGAATGGGTCAGATTCTGGAAGTGAACGCCGAGAGGAGAGAACGTTTGGAAGCCCAGGGCGATTTTGTGATAGCCCCAGAGCAACAGCTCTCGGATATATGGCACAAAGCTTTGAGAAATCCGGCCGAGACGACGCAACAGCAAGGGAACTCGGGCAAAGTGGG TACAAGGACTAATCACGTGCTTAACAACAAGCTGTGGTCCCCTGAGGGCTACGCGCAACGTAAACAACCTGGAGTCGACTCTTCGAATATCAACGATCCAAATGGCCTACGATCCAGATATGCCAATAGACACGATGCTATAAACGAACATCGACAACCCGTCAACAGTCACCAGCGTGTTCTCAGCGGATGTCCTGTAAACGGACACCGAAACAATATGAAACTTAATGGCCATTCAAATGGGATAAATGGTCGTCCAACATTTATTAACGGACATGTACTATCGAACAATCGTCAGAATCCCGCGAATGGACACGATGCCCCAATTAATAGCCACTCGAATCATGTAAAAGAACATGTGTCAGTGAACGGTCATGTGGCCAAATTTAATGGACAGGCAGCTTACAGTAACGGATATCGAAATATCCTCGATGGCTGTCAGAATGGTTTGTACATTAACAAAATGGTCGCCAATGGGTGGGTTAGTCAGAAGGATGATTCGATTGCAGCGAGCAATGGCTTGAAGAATACCTCGAGCGATCGAATGAAAGGAATCGCGGCCATGAAAGAAAATGGTAACTCGGAAAAAAGTCGACAAACTGTGGTAGACAGTAAAAATGGAGTGAATCGATCAGTTGCTGGTCAAAATGGAGTGAATCGGCCAGTCGTTGGTCAAAATGCAGTGAATGATCGACTGGGTGTTAAAAAAGAACTAAGTAAAGATGCGTTTGGTATTCCAGCTGACCTGCGACAACTTCTGAGGCCTACTGTTGTCCAAAAACGACCAGAGATTATCAAGGTTGATTACGATCCAGAGGACATCAACGGACCGTATAATTTTCGGCAGCTGTTGAGGCCAGCCGAGTATCTTCCTACAGAATCGCTGAGGAAAAGGAAAGGGGGGCTAGCTTGTAATGGAGTCCAAGCGGCGAAGGATAAAGTTCCTGAGAAACACGTGAAGAGAAGAGCCCCGTTGGCACCAAGTCAAAATAAACTTGTCAACGTGAAGAAGTAA
- the LOC143179369 gene encoding myosin-IIIb isoform X1 has product MTGGGTNMAYHGLSQHVNFDVIPDPGDRFVLEELIGEGTYGEVYSAQCNETDTKVAIKILENVADNIEEIEEEYLVLRDLSLHPNIPQFHGLFLKRAKPAQEEDQLWFVMELCTGGSVTDLVQGLKKKGKRLTDDQIAYILKETVEALIYLHSNHCMHRDVKGHNILLTEEAHVKLVDFGVSSHLAATLARKNTSVGTPYWMAPEVIACEQQLDSSYDSRCDVWSVGITAIELAEGDPPLSELHPMRALFQIPRNPPPALKNPDIHSPELVDFITECLVKDLEHRPFASELKEHPLLINVESKVENIRQELQEEIHRQRTDGRVHRQPEVTTKHGKLKTDRKTRPEKMYMDDLAALDMLSEDGIVEQLEHRYEQGQIYTYIGDILVAVNPFTNLGLYTGLEQKRYKGQARSDNPPHIFAVADAAYQALLHQRQNQAIVISGESGAGKTESANLLLKQLVYLSKAPNRNLEERILQINPIMEAFGNATTGINANSSRFGKYLDLTMTKGGKVTGARISVYLLEQSRVVAQAEGERNFHVFYYMYDGLEADNRLSEFYLDGNLRKHHRYLTDHSETSQTYIDKFQQLKTGFKLLGFQDSEVDTVYRILAAVLHLGDIEFGEVASEDNTDNKSRVIDTAPLHRVSQLLGIEENDLLEALTSNSVMTRGETITRNNTVAEACAARDAMAKGLYGRLFDWMVNQINCLLCFNRSPNYEPLAIGLLDIFGFENFPRNSFEQLCINIANEQIQYYFNQHIFTWEQQEYMAEGIPVDLVEFSDNRPVLDMLLSKPMGLLALLDEESRFPRATNKSLIEKFHNNIKSKFYVRPKSDAVCFAVHHFAGRVVYQADGFLEKNRNFLPPEVIQLVRQSQYDMVRFLFQCPITKTGNLYSAVHETDSKRLSQSNQNTKERYSSRGLASQSRAQQTVATYFRYSLMDLLQKMVSGSPQFVRCIKPNDSRSPRFFDKEKVVKQLRYTGVLETIRIRQNGFSHRIPFNEFLKRYCFLAFGYDERVVANRDNCRLLLVRLKMDGWALGRSKVFLKYYHVEFLSKMYEEQLKKIIMVQSCVRRWLARIRFKKQKWQFAVSVVTLQRHIRGWLSRKHLLVEMKKKQEEEEANALQKALEEQAAKQAEKEAREQNEEDVPKEELQEDDAAVIIQSHFRGYTIRKRFGLELEERFKRILDYYDDKFEAHEALVREGLKNEDAALIVQRWYKKEETDQNRRPSMKDSVHSKLRQADLIQFSQNVHLKNQEVHKNLRHNKPGVRLDDIEEPPPDYARPEGFNMVRPIMQYRSGNQVEGEETIKYYRDLRNEMSSGSDFEDDEVGWDLPLIQLENDLHPLSRSRMGQILEVNAERRERLEAQGDFVIAPEQQLSDIWHKALRNPAETTQQQGNSGKVGTRTNHVLNNKLWSPEGYAQRKQPGVDSSNINDPNGLRSRYANRHDAINEHRQPVNSHQRVLSGCPVNGHRNNMKLNGHSNGINGRPTFINGHVLSNNRQNPANGHDAPINSHSNHVKEHVSVNGHVAKFNGQAAYSNGYRNILDGCQNGLYINKMVANGWVSQKDDSIAASNGLKNTSSDRMKGIAAMKENGNSEKSRQTVVDSKNGVNRSVAGQNGVNRPVVGQNAVNDRLGVKKELSKDAFGIPADLRQLLRPTVVQKRPEIIKVDYDPEDINGPYNFRQLLRPAEYLPTESLRKRKGGLACNGVQAAKDKVPEKHVKRRAPLAPSQNKLVNVKK; this is encoded by the exons ATGACTGGTGGCGGGACCAACATGGCGTATCACGGTCTCAGCCAGCACGTAAATTTCGACGTGATACCAGATCCCGGTGATCGTTTCGTTTTGGAAGAGTTAATTGGCGAGGGAACGTACGGAGAGGTCTACTCCGCCCAGTGTAATGAAACCGATACCAAAGTTGCCATCAAAATACTGGAAAACGTTGCGGATAACATCGAAGAAATCGAGGAAGAATATCTCGTGTTGAGGGATTTGAGCCTTCATCCGAATATACCACAGTTTCACGGCTTATTCCTGAAGAGAGCGAAGCCTGCCCAGGAAGAGGATCAATTATGGTTCGTTATGGAG CTATGCACTGGAGGGTCGGTGACCGATCTTGTCCAAGGTCTAAAGAAGAAAGGAAAACGTCTAACGGACGACCAAATCGCTTACATCCTCAAGGAGACAGTAGAAGCATTAATTTATTTGCACAGCAATCACTGCATGCACCGTGACGTTAAGGGGCACAATATTTTGCTCACCGAGGAGGCACATGTCAAATTGGTCGACTTTGGCGTGTCCTCGCATCTTGCTGCCACGCTCGCGAGGAAGAACACATCTGTTGGCACACCATACTGGATGGCACCCGAG GTAATAGCCTGCGAGCAACAGTTGGATTCCTCTTACGATTCACGATGCGACGTATGGTCAGTTGGAATCACAGCTATCGAATTGGCAGAGGGCGATCCACCTCTTTCAGAACTGCACCCCATGAGAGCATTATTTCAAATTCCTAGAAACCCACCACCAGCCCTCAAAAATCCAGACATTCACTCACCAGAACTGGTGGACTTCATCACGGAATGCTTGGTCAAAGATCTCGAGCATCGACCCTTTGCCAGTGAATTGAAAGAGCACCCTTTGCTCATAAACGTGGAGTCAAAAGTGGAGAACATCAGACAAGAGCTCCAAGAAGAGATTCATCGAcagaggacagacggtagagttCACAGACAACCAGAAGTGACTACCAAGCATGGAAAATTAAAGACTGACCGAAAAACAAGGCCAGAAAAAATGTACATGGACGacctggctgctttggatatgctaTCAGAGGATGGAATTGTCGAACAATTGGAGCACAGATACGAGCAAGGCCAAATATACACTTATATCGGAGATATACTTGTGGCTGTGAATCCTTTCACAAATCTAGGCTTATACACAGGACTA GAACAAAAAAGGTACAAAGGTCAAGCAAGATCAGATAATCCTCCTCATATTTTTGCTGTCGCTGATGCTGCCTACCAAGCGTTGTTacatcaacgacagaatcaagcGATAGTGATCAGCGGTGAATCCGGGGCAGGAAAAACGGAAAGCGCGAATTTGCTGCTGAAGCAGCTCGTTTATCTGAGCAAAGCACCCAATCGTAACTTGGAAGAAAGAATTCTTCAGATAAACCCGATAATGGAAGCTTTCGGAAATGCCACAACTGGAATCAACGCGAATTCATCAAGGTTTGGAAAGTATCTGGATTTGACGATGACTAAAGGCGGCAAAGTTACTGGAGCCAGAATATCCGTGTACTTATTGGAACAGTCTCGAGTCGTGGCTCAAGCTGA AGGTGAACGCAACTTTCATGTATTCTACTATATGTATGATGGTCTTGAAGCGGACAATCGTTTGTCAGAGTTCTATCTTGACGGGAACCTTCGCAAGCACCATCGATACTTGACAGATCACAGTGAAACGTCTCAAACCTACATCGACAAATTCCAGCAATTAAAAACTGGCTTCAAATTGTTAGGGTTCCAAGATAGCGAAGTAGACACTGTTTACCGAATTCTTGCAGCTGTGTTACATCTTGGAGATATTGAGTTTGGGGAAGTAGCTAGCGAAGACAATACTGATAACAAGAGTCGAGTAATTGATACTGCTCCTCTTCATAGAG TTTCGCAATTACTCGGCATCGAAGAGAACGATCTTTTGGAAGCTCTGACATCGAACTCGGTTATGACGAGGGGTGAAACAATCACGCGAAACAATACAGTGGCCGAGGCCTGTGCAGCAAGAGATGCCATGGCCAAAGGCCTTTACGGTCGATTATTCGATTGGATGGTCAACCAAATCAATTGTTTGCTATGCTTCAACCGTTCACCGAACTATGAACCACTGGCCATTGGTTTACTCGACATCTTCGGCTTCGAGAATTTCCCTAGAAACTCGTTCGAGCAGTTATGCATTAACATTGCCAACGAACAGATACAGTATTACTTCAATCAGCATATTTTCACGTGGGAGCAACAAGAATATATGGCGGAGGGAATACCTGTGGATTTGGTTGAATTTTCGGACAATAGACCAGTCTTGGACATGTTATTAAGTAAACCTATGGGTCTCCTAGCTCTATTGGACGAGGAAAGCAGATTTCCTAGGGCCACAAATAAATCCTTGATTG AGAAGTTCCACAACAATATCAAATCGAAGTTCTACGTACGGCCGAAATCGGACGCGGTCTGCTTCGCAGTCCATCATTTTGCAGGACGCGTGGTCTACCAAGCAGACGGATTCTTAGAGAAGAATAGAAACTTCCTGCCTCCTGAAGTCATTCAACTGGTTAGACAATCGCAGTATGATATGGTTCGCTTCCTGTTCCAATGTCCGATCACGAAGACTGGTAATCTCTACTCAGCTGTTCATGAGACTGACTCGAAGAGATTGTCACAGTCTAATCAGAACACGAAG GAACGTTACTCCAGTCGAGGATTAGCGTCTCAATCTAGAGCCCAGCAAACTGTAGCAACGTATTTCCGGTACTCGTTGATGGATCTATTACAGAAGATGGTATCAGGATCACCACAGTTCGTACGTTGCATAAAACCAAACGATTCGAGAAGTCCACGATTCTTCGACAAGGAGAAAGTCGTAAAACAACTAAGATACACTGGTGTACTGGAGACAATAAGGATCAGGCAGAATGGCTTCTCACACAGAATACCATTCAATGAGTTCTTGAAGAG ataTTGCTTCCTGGCATTTGGTTATGATGAACGAGTGGTAGCTAATCGCGATAATTGTCGACTTCTGCTTGTCCGTTTGAAGATGGACGGATGGGCGTTGGGCAGAAGCAAAGTTTTTCTTAAATACTACCACGTCGAGTTCCTCTCGAAAATGTATGAAGAGCAGCTGAAGAAAATTATCATGGTCCAGTCATGTGTTCGTCGATGGCTCGCCAGGATCAGATTCAAGAAGCAAAAGTGGCAATTCGCTGTATCAGTTGTCACTTTACAACGTCATATTCGTGGCTGGCTGTCGCGGAAACATTTGTTGGTGGAAATGAAAAAGaagcaagaagaagaagaggctaATGCCCTACAGAAGGCACTAG AAGAACAAGCAGCTAAACAAGCTGAGAAAGAGGCGAGAGAACAAAACGAGGAGGATGTTCCCAAAGAAGAATTGCAAGAGGACGATGCTGCTGTCATCATTCAAAGTC ACTTCAGAGGCTACACCATACGCAAACGTTTCGGTCTAGAATTGGAGGAACGTTTCAAGAGAATCCTGGACTACTACGACGACAAATTTGAGGCGCATGAAGCGTTGGTGCGggaaggtttgaagaacgaagatGCTGCGTTAATTGTCCAACGATGGTACAAGAAAGAAGAAACGGATCAGAACAGGAGGCCATCAATGAAAGACAGCGTGCATTCCAAATTAAGGCAGGCTGATCTCATACAGTTCTCTCAAAAC GTCCACCTGAAGAATCAGGAAGTGCATAAGAATCTACGTCACAATAAGCCTGGTGTACGATTGGACGACATCGAGGAACCACCTCCAGATTATGCTCGTCCCGAAGGATTTAACATGGTACGACCTATTATGCAATACCGAAGCGGCAATCAAGTGGAAGGCGAAGAAACCATCAAATATTATCGTGATTTGAGAAACGAAATGAGCAG TGGTTCGGACTTCGAAGACGACGAAGTTGGCTGGGACTTACCGTTGATACAGCTAGAAAATGACCTTCATCCTTTGTCGAG GAGTCGAATGGGTCAGATTCTGGAAGTGAACGCCGAGAGGAGAGAACGTTTGGAAGCCCAGGGCGATTTTGTGATAGCCCCAGAGCAACAGCTCTCGGATATATGGCACAAAGCTTTGAGAAATCCGGCCGAGACGACGCAACAGCAAGGGAACTCGGGCAAAGTGGG TACAAGGACTAATCACGTGCTTAACAACAAGCTGTGGTCCCCTGAGGGCTACGCGCAACGTAAACAACCTGGAGTCGACTCTTCGAATATCAACGATCCAAATGGCCTACGATCCAGATATGCCAATAGACACGATGCTATAAACGAACATCGACAACCCGTCAACAGTCACCAGCGTGTTCTCAGCGGATGTCCTGTAAACGGACACCGAAACAATATGAAACTTAATGGCCATTCAAATGGGATAAATGGTCGTCCAACATTTATTAACGGACATGTACTATCGAACAATCGTCAGAATCCCGCGAATGGACACGATGCCCCAATTAATAGCCACTCGAATCATGTAAAAGAACATGTGTCAGTGAACGGTCATGTGGCCAAATTTAATGGACAGGCAGCTTACAGTAACGGATATCGAAATATCCTCGATGGCTGTCAGAATGGTTTGTACATTAACAAAATGGTCGCCAATGGGTGGGTTAGTCAGAAGGATGATTCGATTGCAGCGAGCAATGGCTTGAAGAATACCTCGAGCGATCGAATGAAAGGAATCGCGGCCATGAAAGAAAATGGTAACTCGGAAAAAAGTCGACAAACTGTGGTAGACAGTAAAAATGGAGTGAATCGATCAGTTGCTGGTCAAAATGGAGTGAATCGGCCAGTCGTTGGTCAAAATGCAGTGAATGATCGACTGGGTGTTAAAAAAGAACTAAGTAAAGATGCGTTTGGTATTCCAGCTGACCTGCGACAACTTCTGAGGCCTACTGTTGTCCAAAAACGACCAGAGATTATCAAGGTTGATTACGATCCAGAGGACATCAACGGACCGTATAATTTTCGGCAGCTGTTGAGGCCAGCCGAGTATCTTCCTACAGAATCGCTGAGGAAAAGGAAAGGGGGGCTAGCTTGTAATGGAGTCCAAGCGGCGAAGGATAAAGTTCCTGAGAAACACGTGAAGAGAAGAGCCCCGTTGGCACCAAGTCAAAATAAACTTGTCAACGTGAAGAAGTAA